The following proteins come from a genomic window of Bactrocera tryoni isolate S06 chromosome 1, CSIRO_BtryS06_freeze2, whole genome shotgun sequence:
- the LOC120766593 gene encoding RB-associated KRAB zinc finger protein encodes MSDNADIMDGIEPCRTCGIFYLTASNFLRKIFDSSTDEYDLSHIRSELATWNVEINPNDGLPQYICTCCILEFKKVFKFRNLCVELQSQWRNLYNIREENRIYIKKELIEPDEKSENICDFIYVDDLSDNEFNGKSDASYTPFKIPHIPIKEELIEGAPTLNDNCVSTIKNTFNESNIKSTEIVFETNQFQNLMQMPNYDSKILVSPVSPLLDNSLSSGVPFQLNEEKVKPVQCNLCRHMSATTELHKQHMQRIHELKDMECHICGKQFKNTTATRLKFHLKWHRISKHIKCAQCGFFCDSRETLKEHTKAIHSKIECTKCGKRVLGKKMKVHMRAHGFRSWQCSYCDKAFESENVLEAHIWQIHAHEDETPIASESTDCPSKEEEQSLSCSQCSQLYPTQYQLNTHKLLCHFKENTSDDDSFCNTELQNNSEQFHYSERQDLAIPITNIGNANDVIEETRVHIESSYSSSIDNDFTQVISSDDESGDSESQSKEIVYPKNTQSFSNTDQLCTHYQQHLKKSELSCHICGKSFELKFSLNRHLKKHKNT; translated from the exons ATGTCGGATAATGCTGATATTATGGATGGTATAGAACCATGCCGGACGTgtggtatattttatttaacagcaTCAAATTTCCTACGTAAAATTTTTGATTCCAGTACAGATGAGTATGATTTATCACATATTCGCTCTGAATTAGCGACTTGGAATGTTGAG atTAATCCGAATGATGGATTGCCACAGTATATATGCACGTGCTGTATACTTGAATTTAAAAAGGTTTTTAAATTCCGGAATCTATGTGTAGAACTACAATCACAATGGAGGAATTTATACAACATACgagaagaaaatagaatatatattaaaaaggaGCTAATTGAACCagatgaaaaaagtgaaaatatttgcgATTTTATATATGTTGACGACCTAAGCGATAACGAATTCAATGGAAAAAGTGATGCAAGTTATACTCCTTTTAAAATTCCTCATATTCCCATTAAAGAGGAACTTATAGAAGGTGCGCCCACACTCAATGACAATTGTGTTTCAACAATAAAGAATACATTTAATGAAAGCAATATTAAGAGCACAGAAATAGTTTTCGAAACCAATCAATTTCAGAACCTAATGCAAATGCCGAACTACGATTCTAAAATATTGGTCTCTCCAGTATCACCACTATTGGACAATTCCCTAAGCTCGGGTGTACCATTTCAATTGAATGAAGAAAAGGTAAAACCAGTGCAATGCAATTTATGTAGACATATGTCAGCTACCACGGAATTGCATAAACAGCACATGCAACGAATACATGAGCTGAAAGACATGGAGTGTCACATATGcggaaaacaatttaaaaacacTACTGCTACACGTCTCAAATTTCATCTTAAATGGCATAGAATTAGCAAACATATTAAATGTGCTCAATGTGGATTTTTCTGCGACTCACGTGAGACTCTTAAAGAACATACCAAAGCTATTCATTCTAAAATTGAATGCACTAAATGTGGCAAAc GTGTCTTGGGGAAAAAGATGAAAGTCCATATGCGCGCTCATGGATTTAGATCATGGCAATGCTCTTACTGTGATAAAG cattTGAGTCGGAGAACGTACTTGAGGCTCATATTTGGCAAATACATGCTCACGAAGATGAGACGCCTATTGCTTCAGAAAGTACGGATTGCCCCAGTAAGGAGGAAGAACAAAGTCTATCTTGTAGCCAATGCTCTCAGCTTTATCCTACGCAATATCAACTGAATACACATAAGCTGCTTTgtcatttcaaagaaaatacatCGGACGATGATTCCTTTTGCAATACGGAACTTCAGAACAATTCGGAACAATTTCATTACTCAGAAAGACAAGATCTTGCAATCCCTATTACAAATATAGGAAATGCTAATGACGTAATTGAAGAAACCCGAGTTCATATAGAAAGCTCCTACAGTTCTAGTATCGATAATGATTTCACACAAGTTATCTCTTCTGATGATGAAAGCGGTGATAGCGAAAGCCagtccaaagaaattgtttatcCAAAAAATACACAATCATTTTCAAACACCGATCAACTCTGTACCCACTATCagcaacatttgaaaaaatctgAACTTAGCTGCCATATATGTGGTAAATCCTTTGAACTCAAGTTTAGTCTAAATCGTCAtttgaaaaaacacaagaaCACATAA
- the LOC120766615 gene encoding 14-3-3 protein epsilon — MSERENNVYKAKLAEQAERYDEMVEAMKKVASLDVELTVEERNLLSVAYKNVIGARRASWRIITSIEQKEENKGAEEKLEMIKTYRGQVEKELRDICSDILNVLENHLIKCATTGESKVFYYKMKGDYHRYLAEFATGSDRKDAAENSLIAYKAASDIAMNDLPPTHPIRLGLALNFSVFYYEILNSPDRACRLAKAAFDDAIAELDTLSEESYKDSTLIMQLLRDNLTLWTSDMQADGDGEQKPEIQDVEDQDVS, encoded by the exons ATGTCGGAACGTGAAAATAATGTGTACAAGGCCAAATTGGCTGAACAAGCTGAACGTTATGATG AAATGGTTGAAGCTATGAAAAAAGTTGCTTCCCTCGATGTTGAACTAACTGTTGAAGAGCGAAATCTACTTTCAGTCGCTTATAAGAATGTAATTGGCGCTCGACGTGCTTCATGGCGTATAATTACCTCAATTGAGCAAAAAGAGGAAAATAAAGGCGCTGAGGAGAAGCTTGAAATGATCAAAACCTACCGTGGGCAGGTGGAGAAAGAGTTACGCGATATTTGTTCCGATATTTTGAATGTGCTAGAAAATCATCTCATTAAATGCGCCACCACAGGTGAAAGCAAAGTATTCTATTATAAGATGAAGGGTGATTATCATCGCTATTTGGCTGAATTTGCTACTGGATCGGATCGTAAGGATGCGGCAGAAAATTCACTTATTGCTTACAAGGCTGCCAGCGATATTGCAATGAATGATCTTCCGCCAACACATCCCATTCGTTTGGGTTTGGCGTTAAACTTTTCG gtattttattatgaaattctTAATTCGCCCGATCGCGCTTGTAGATTAGCGAAAGCTGCATTCGACGATGCCATTGCCGAGCTAGATACCTTAAGCGAAGAGAGCTACAAAGATTCCACACTTATCATGCAATTACTGAGGGATAATCTTACATTATGGACGTCTGATATGCAGGCTGATG GTGATGGCGAACAAAAACCGGAAATTCAAGATGTTGAAGATCAGGATGTGTCGTAA
- the LOC120766579 gene encoding transcriptional regulator ATRX homolog, giving the protein MGQEKFSDSDANSAEDRNNHSSTANNKVNSKFDPKNKDKNESESQNERSKKARLSNIISLNNSSEQVSALQNSGNEFKVRVVPLEKLLEKPIVNKIKENKKLISETQSRHLPDRKNRNNCTLIELSDSEEDQEKERSNPQKIKSVSVKSDELAQHEKSNPLEGALPRIRQCTVRIKRTIFPTSSSLLSQKLTITKVNGGDNSIKNNKNSFHEKRSPASSRKLVMNSDSDESDSATYENVNKFDDQSELESDGKSSDSEVIPARKKRVFNKRKKSSDDDSDFTPQPVPKKRGRLRRGKESSDEDDSDAKRKGKVKKSAKSDEEDADEKNKNKRKHIRKIIKTKDLDITTKNATKEEEERRKRIEERQKLYNQIYEKPENVEVTELVLDFDEETKKPLLEVDRGILKKLKPHQVAGVKFMWDACFETMKEAEDNAGSGCILAHCMGLGKTLQIVTLSHTLLVNSRRTGVERVLIITPLSTLNNWAREFHHWIAFANKRNVEVYDMSKYKDKPTRIFKLNEWFEEGGACVIGYDMYRILANEKAKGLRKKQREILQQTLVDPGPDLVVCDEGHLLKNEKTSISKAVTKMRTKRRIVLTGTPLQNNLKEYYCMIQFIKPNLLGTYKEYLNRFVNPITNGQYTDSTERDIRLMKHRSHILHKMLEGCIQRRDYSVLAPYLPPKHEYTVYTTLSDLQQQLYEYYMTTQRDVSGSDISGKGARLFQDFQDLRRIWTHPMNLRMNSDTVIRKRQQANDSDSMEDFIDDDDDDDAESDTGSETSVDSSKSFASGGGGSGTGGVQSRSKPARSSGRKQIDKDSDIEELEPPQPEADPSEWWKRFVEEKELNNINHSPKLVILMNLLQECEVIGDKLLVFSQSLQSIDVIEHFLSLIDSRTKGYEYEGDVGDFKGCWQPGVDYFRLDGSCSVESREAMCKKFNDVNNLRGRLFLISTRAGGLGINLVAANRVVIFDVSWNPSHDTQSIFRVYRFGQEKPCYIYRLIAMGTMEQKVYERQVAKQATAKRVIDEQQISRHYNQSDLQELYSYELKPGSDREIPILPKDRLFAELLSKHEPMIFKYHEHDSLLENEESENLNDAERKAAWAEYEAEKTRSVQTAQYMSYDRGAFGGQLGNATGGVTSNRIFGFRSDVLLQLLNMKIVKDHPEITHTQALQLVPTYLQHLYTEMNNNNPTMYKELLSLHATLAHPSGMYMSPLLYANQNPNAAGYFQSSSGQAGQQVPVATENPPATPSGPGPSGFKENEVYEID; this is encoded by the exons ATGGGACAAGAAAAGTTTTCGGATTCTGATGCAAATTCAGCGGAAGACAGAAATAATCATAGCTCAACGGCCAATAATAAAGTTAACTCCAAATTTGACCCAAAAAATAAGGACAAAAATGAATCTGAATCCCAGAACGAAAGAAGCAAAAAAGCTCGTTTATCGAACATAATATCTTTAAATAACAGTTCGGAACAAGTATCAGCcctgcaaaattctggaaatgaATTCAAAGTGCGTGTTGTACCATTAGAAAAACTATTGGAAAAACCAATagtgaataaaattaaagaaaataagaaactgATATCCGAAACCCAGTCTAGGCATTTACCTGACCGTAAGAATAGGAATAATTGTACTCTGATAGAGTTAAGTGACAGTGAGGAAGACCAAGAAAAAGAAAGATCAAatccacaaaaaattaaatcggTTTCGGTAAAATCAGACGAATTGGCTCAACACGAAAAATCAAATCCTTTAGAGGGAGCGCTGCCCCGCATAAGGCAGTGCACTGTTCGCATAAAACGAACcatttttccaacttcttcaAGCCTTTTAAGCCAAAAATTGACTATTACTAAAGTCAACGGTGGAGataattctataaaaaataataagaattctTTCCACGAAAAAAGGTCACCAGCATCAAGTAGAAAATTAGTTATGAATTCTGATTCAGATGAATCAGACTCAGCTACATATGAGAACGTTAACAAATTTGACGATCAATCTGAACTGGAGTCGGATGGCAAAAGTAGTGACAGTGAAGTGATACCAGCACGCAAAAAGagagtttttaataaaagaaagaaaagtagTGATGATGATTCCGACTTCACACCACAGCCAGTTCCCAAAAAACGCGGTCGTCTCCGTCGTGGTAAGGAAAGCAGTGATGAAGATGATAGCGATGCTAAGCGGAAGGGAAAGGTCAAAAAGAGTGCTAAATCAGATGAGGAAGATGCtgatgagaaaaataaaaataaacgcaaacatatccgtaaaattataaaaaccaaGGATCTAGACATTACCACAAAAAATGCAACTAAAGAGGAAGAAGAGCGACGCAAACGTATAGAGGAACGTCAAAAGTTGTACAATCAAATTTACGAAAAGCCAGAAAATGTTGAGGTCACTGAATTGGTGCTGGACTTTGATGAGGAAACTAAAAAACCTTTGCTAGAAGTTGATAGAggtattctaaaaaaattaaaacctcaTCAAGTAGCTGGTGTGAAATTTATGTGGGATGCTTGCTTCGAAACAATGAAGGAGGCTGAAGATAATGCTGGTTCCGGTTGCATTTTGGCTCATTGCATGGGTTTGGGAAAGACATTACAAATAGTAACCCTGTCCCACACTTTATTAGTAAATTCAAGACGAACCGGAGTAGAACGCGTTTTAATAATAACTCCTTTGAGTACCCTCAATAATTGGGCACGTGAATTCCATCACTGGATTGCATTTGCTAATAAACGTAATGTGGAAGTATATGACATGTCCAAGTACAAGGACAAGCCAACCAGAATTTTCAAACTAAACGAGTGGTTCGAAGAAGGTGGAGCATGCGTTATAGGCTACGACATGTATCGTATATTGGCTAACGAAAAGGCAAAAGGTTTACGCAAGAAACAACGTGAAATATTGCAGCAAACGCTGGTGGACCCAGGTCCAGATCTAGTTGTTTGTGATGAAGGTCACTTACTTAAAAATGAGAAAACCTCCATTAGTAAAGCAGTTACTAAAATGCGAACTAAACGACGAATTGTTTTGACTGGTACACCACTTCAGAACAATCTTAAAGAAT attATTGCATGATTCAATTTATCAAACCGAACCTTCTTGGCACATATAAGGAGTATTTGAATCGGTTTGTGAATCCTATAACCAATGGTCAATACACAGATTCGACTGAGCGAGATATTCGTCTTATGAAGCATCGATCCCACATTTTGCACAAAATGTTGGAAGGTTGCATTCAGAGACGTGATTATTCGGTGCTGGCACCATATTTACCGCCAAAGCACGAATATACTGTGTATACAACTCTCTCTGATCTGCAACAGCAGCTATACGAATATTACATGACGACTCAGCGCGACGTTAGTGGCTCAGATATTAGCGGAAAGGGAGCACGTTTATTTCAAGATTTTCAGGATTTGCGTCGAATATGGACCCATCCGATGAATTTACGAATGAATAGTGATACAGTTATTCGTAAACGACAGCAGGCTAATGACTCGGACTCAATGGAGGATTTtattgatgatgatgatgatgatgatgctgaGAGTGACACCGGTTCAGAAACGTCTGTGGATTCATCAAAATCCTTCGCCAGCGGCGGTGGTGGTAGTGGAACTGGTGGTGTACAAAGTAGAAGTAAACCTGCCCGTTCATCCGGTCGTAAGCAGATAGATAAAGATAGTGATATTGAAGAATTGGAACCGCCACAACCAGAAGCTGATCCATCAGAATGGTGGAAACGTTTTGTGGAGGAAAAGGAGTTGAACAATATAAATCATTCCCCGAAACTGGTGATACTGATGAACTTGCTACAAGAATGTGAAGTTATTGGTGACAAACTTCTGGTGTTTTCGCAATCCTTACAATCTATCGATGTAATCGAACATTTTTTGTCATTAATAGACAGTAGGACTAAAGGATACGAATATGAag GTGATGTCGGCGATTTTAAAGGTTGCTGGCAGCCGGGAGTTGATTATTTTCGTCTTGATGGCTCATGTTCCGTCGAGAGTCGTGAAGCGatgtgcaaaaaatttaacgatGTTAACAATTTGCGTGGTCGTCTATTTCTCATTTCAACACGAGCTGGTGGCTTAGGTATAAACTTGGTTGCTGCAAATCGTGTTGTCATATTCGACGTCTCTTGGAATCCTTCTCATGACACCCAGAGCATTTTTCGAGTATATCGTTTTGGTCAGGAAAAGCCTTGCTATATTTATCGACTCATAGCCATGGGCACAATGGAGCAAAAGGTATATGAGCGCCAGGTAGCAAAACAGGCAACAGCTAAAAGAGTTATAGATGAACAACAAATTTCTCGTCACTACAATCAATCTGATCTACAGGAACTTTATTCTTATGAGTTAAAACCAGGAAGTGATCGAGAAATACCTATTTTACCAAAAGATCGGTTATTTGCAGAACTACTCAGTAAACACGAACCGATGATATTTAAGTATCATGAACATGATTCGCTTTTAGAAAACGAAGAAAGCGAGAATCTTAATGATGCTGAACGCAAGGCTGCTTGGGCAGAATATGAAGCAGAAAAGACACGTAGTGTTCAAACTGCCCAATATATGTCGTATGATCGCGGTGCTTTCGGCGGTCAATTAGGTAATGCAACCGGTGGAGTAACATCTAACCGCATTTTTGGTTTTCGTTCGGATGTACTGTTACAGTTACTCAATATGAAGATCGTCAAAGATCATCCGGAAATAACGCATACTCAAGCTCTACAACTTGTTCCCACATACTTGCAACATTTATATACCGAAATGAATAACAATAATCCTACAATGTATAAAGAGCTGTTGTCATTACACGCAACACTTGCCCATCCAAGTGGAATGTATATGAGTCCACTTTTGTACGCAAATCAAAATCCAAATGCAGCAGGATATTTCCAATCTTCTAGTGGACAAGCTGGACAACAAGTGCCAGTTGCAACAGAAAACCCGCCAGCTACTCCATCTGGTCCAGGCCCGTCCGGCTTCAAAGAGAATGAGGTATACGAGATTGATTAA